From the genome of Pseudalkalibacillus hwajinpoensis, one region includes:
- a CDS encoding ATP-binding protein: protein MRLLGLTIYGFGKFENYEIEDVSTELQLIFGENEAGKSTLISFIEYVLFGFPSRQENYYEMNHLSRFGGSLFVEESGEAFRIERTRDRNSDNLYIYFRDGTSGNSDDLKKLLKGMNRASFRQIFFCNLTTLNNDHHYDEEAWNQVLYEAGMSGGASLLEIEKNFDKWQGEIFKPGGRKPQLNQDLESYESLKRKTNEWEKKNENYNELIKKTKELEIKVQENAERLQFIQNEQRKLDREKHIIPLLNEKKRLEEEIENLPEFHPFPEEGLIRMDKWKEQAVLLSGELEGLKKRKERLEDDIKHAQLLPDSNAFLQEVSYWNEEMILYRGRAEERRRLQSEIRSLNTTLESELMEFGQTEEVLKSIYPTFTGRESLKQLVASYQLSDQKYQYIQEAFLSARDELEKEENEYDRLKTRLLSPKDREGLEKEQSSSTNQKWSFGMIAVAILVVIVLGIYESWLLGFVGAAIVVGGAILMRLTSKSTETKSEDEVLIRDRELRRQAESLKDQVDRLNRTYLKAAEKVDLWEAERYQLDDKLKEWRTVHAFPEYIPTDSLLDAFDRIGSIKKVQKERNQKQQQIEDLDYSLTVVEDRIKKLCERANVSYQEPDKAIQLLLQKAEEQRELMRDIDLATNKLQELEEQLGGGTKKWQSCKDEMNELMRLAGEDNEEAFRVKGKAHKEAQELKRQLATITSQLSDESFVEHTTVEEIDYHREQLEHEETAIMKKQQGLYQQIASENEQIRLLTEDGTYEELLLQRQQKEDEINSLAWKWSVLKVASDFLTRAKARYQEERLPAVIKKAESYFNLITEGRYTAIYPPVEGNKFRVLNVDGRAYKPSELSRGTAEQLYLCIRLSLASISTVQMPIFLDDIFVNFDEKRTEVAKAFIKRFSKDHQVILLTCHTATTVGIDDRIHILDQSPASTKKGTI, encoded by the coding sequence ATGAGGTTACTCGGTCTAACAATTTACGGGTTTGGTAAATTTGAGAATTATGAAATCGAAGACGTTTCAACTGAACTTCAGCTTATCTTTGGAGAGAATGAGGCAGGGAAATCTACACTTATCTCTTTTATTGAATATGTTTTATTTGGTTTTCCTAGCAGGCAGGAGAACTATTATGAAATGAATCATCTCTCGCGTTTTGGAGGTAGTCTCTTTGTAGAAGAAAGTGGGGAAGCATTTAGAATTGAACGGACGAGGGATAGGAATTCTGATAATCTTTATATCTATTTTCGAGATGGTACTTCAGGAAATAGTGATGATTTAAAGAAGCTCTTAAAAGGAATGAATCGAGCTAGTTTTAGACAAATTTTCTTTTGTAACCTTACTACTTTAAATAATGATCATCATTATGATGAAGAAGCGTGGAACCAAGTCCTATATGAAGCAGGAATGAGCGGTGGAGCTTCATTACTTGAAATTGAAAAGAATTTTGACAAGTGGCAGGGTGAAATTTTTAAGCCTGGAGGAAGAAAACCGCAACTTAATCAAGATCTGGAATCCTATGAGTCTTTAAAGAGAAAAACAAACGAATGGGAAAAGAAAAATGAGAACTACAATGAACTTATCAAAAAAACAAAGGAATTAGAGATAAAAGTTCAAGAAAATGCTGAGCGGTTGCAATTTATCCAAAATGAGCAGCGAAAGCTTGATCGTGAGAAGCATATCATTCCTTTATTGAATGAGAAAAAAAGGCTTGAAGAAGAGATCGAAAATCTTCCTGAGTTTCATCCTTTTCCTGAAGAAGGACTTATAAGAATGGATAAATGGAAAGAACAAGCTGTTCTTCTTTCTGGGGAATTAGAAGGGTTAAAGAAACGAAAAGAACGACTAGAAGATGATATTAAGCACGCTCAGTTGCTTCCTGATTCGAATGCGTTCTTACAAGAGGTATCTTATTGGAATGAAGAAATGATACTTTATCGTGGGAGAGCAGAAGAAAGAAGGAGACTGCAGAGTGAGATACGCTCACTTAATACAACGTTAGAATCAGAGCTAATGGAATTTGGTCAGACTGAAGAAGTTCTTAAGTCCATTTATCCGACCTTTACTGGACGTGAGAGTCTAAAACAATTGGTGGCGTCCTATCAGCTTTCTGATCAGAAATACCAGTATATTCAGGAAGCTTTTCTTTCTGCACGAGATGAACTGGAGAAAGAAGAGAATGAGTATGATCGTCTGAAAACACGCCTTCTTTCACCGAAAGATCGGGAAGGATTAGAAAAAGAACAATCGTCTTCTACTAATCAGAAGTGGTCGTTTGGGATGATAGCTGTCGCGATATTAGTCGTTATTGTGCTTGGCATTTATGAAAGTTGGCTGCTTGGTTTTGTAGGCGCGGCTATAGTGGTAGGTGGTGCCATTTTAATGAGATTGACTTCTAAAAGTACTGAGACGAAGAGTGAAGATGAGGTGCTTATTCGCGATAGAGAGTTGAGGAGACAAGCTGAGTCATTAAAAGACCAGGTCGATCGCCTTAATCGAACCTATTTAAAAGCAGCTGAAAAAGTAGACTTGTGGGAAGCAGAAAGGTATCAACTTGATGATAAGTTAAAAGAGTGGAGAACGGTCCATGCTTTTCCTGAGTACATTCCTACAGATTCGTTGCTTGATGCTTTTGATAGGATTGGGTCAATTAAGAAGGTTCAGAAGGAACGAAATCAAAAGCAGCAGCAAATAGAAGATCTTGACTACAGTTTAACGGTAGTTGAAGATAGAATAAAGAAACTATGCGAGCGTGCAAATGTTTCCTACCAGGAGCCTGATAAAGCGATACAGCTATTGCTACAGAAGGCAGAGGAACAAAGAGAGTTAATGAGAGACATAGACCTCGCAACAAACAAGCTTCAAGAACTTGAAGAGCAGCTTGGTGGGGGAACCAAGAAGTGGCAAAGCTGTAAGGATGAAATGAACGAGCTGATGCGCTTAGCAGGTGAAGATAATGAGGAAGCGTTTCGTGTGAAGGGAAAGGCTCATAAAGAAGCCCAAGAGCTTAAACGACAGCTCGCAACGATTACTTCCCAATTAAGTGATGAATCGTTCGTGGAGCATACTACGGTGGAAGAAATCGATTATCATCGTGAACAGCTGGAGCACGAAGAAACTGCTATTATGAAGAAGCAGCAAGGACTTTATCAACAGATTGCGAGTGAAAACGAACAAATTCGTCTCTTAACAGAAGATGGAACTTACGAAGAACTTCTCTTACAGCGTCAGCAGAAGGAAGATGAGATTAATTCTCTTGCGTGGAAATGGTCTGTACTGAAGGTAGCATCTGATTTTCTAACGAGGGCGAAGGCAAGGTATCAGGAAGAACGTCTACCCGCAGTCATAAAGAAAGCAGAGAGCTATTTCAACTTAATCACAGAAGGTCGTTATACAGCCATTTATCCTCCTGTAGAAGGTAATAAATTCCGAGTGCTGAACGTGGACGGCCGAGCATACAAGCCGTCTGAGTTAAGTAGAGGCACGGCAGAGCAGTTATACCTTTGCATAAGACTTTCGCTTGCGTCTATTTCGACAGTTCAGATGCCTATTTTTCTCGATGACATCTTTGTGAACTTTGATGAAAAAAGAACAGAAGTTGCGAAAGCATTTATTAAAAGATTTTCAAAAGACCATCAGGTTATTTTATTAACGTGTCATACAGCTACAACAGTTGGGATAGATGACAGGATTCACATACTTGATCAGTCGCCAGCTTCCACAAAAAAAGGGACAATCTAA
- a CDS encoding metallophosphoesterase family protein, with product MKEVTFLHCADLHLDRPFSGANQLPKSIHEFVRESAYRSLRAIVDIAINQRVDFVLFAGDLFDSSYRSLKAQMILLQQLKRLDEAGIYSYLSHGNHDALDGEWVDLTWPDKSYFFGGEVESISYNRDQTPIAYIHGFSYPTRHVNEKMVSSYERVDEESFQIGMLHGNLEGQTEHSSYAPFTITELMNKKFDYWALGHIHQRAILSEEPLIVYPGNIQGAHSKERGEKGCYVVKLSDSEPSLVFHQTADVTWHKSIIDIGQCDTIQNLLNNCEEILDQETFSTGGHFINFELVGSSPIHAELIHGDHLEDILQTLQLNREMEDEGFVWPYKFTLKSMPLWDRENLKQQNGFLQDILFTSDQYEHSQMKEALAPLFEHRRARKALHPIEDEQQLIKEAEELLLTYLIESKGGES from the coding sequence ATGAAAGAAGTAACCTTTCTGCACTGCGCGGATCTTCATTTAGACAGGCCATTTTCTGGTGCAAATCAGTTACCTAAATCCATCCATGAGTTTGTTCGAGAAAGTGCCTATCGTTCATTACGAGCAATCGTTGATATTGCTATTAATCAACGGGTAGATTTTGTTCTGTTTGCAGGAGATTTATTTGATAGTAGCTATCGTAGCTTGAAAGCACAGATGATTTTATTACAACAATTGAAAAGATTGGATGAGGCAGGCATTTATAGCTATCTTTCTCACGGAAATCACGATGCGCTAGATGGAGAATGGGTTGATTTAACTTGGCCTGATAAAAGTTATTTTTTTGGTGGGGAAGTCGAATCGATTTCGTATAACAGAGATCAGACGCCAATCGCTTATATTCATGGCTTTAGCTATCCGACGCGTCATGTGAATGAGAAGATGGTTAGTTCATACGAAAGGGTAGATGAAGAGAGTTTCCAGATCGGAATGCTTCATGGGAATTTAGAAGGACAAACAGAACATTCTTCCTATGCTCCATTCACAATAACTGAACTAATGAATAAGAAATTTGATTACTGGGCTCTTGGGCATATTCATCAGAGAGCAATACTATCAGAAGAGCCCCTTATTGTTTATCCCGGTAATATACAAGGAGCACATTCGAAAGAACGTGGTGAAAAAGGGTGTTATGTTGTAAAGTTAAGCGATTCTGAGCCATCGCTTGTTTTTCATCAAACCGCTGATGTAACCTGGCACAAGTCGATTATAGATATTGGACAGTGTGATACGATCCAAAATCTTTTAAATAACTGTGAAGAAATTTTGGATCAGGAAACTTTCTCTACAGGAGGCCATTTCATTAATTTTGAATTAGTTGGCAGTAGCCCGATACATGCAGAGTTAATACATGGGGATCATTTAGAGGATATATTGCAGACGCTACAACTAAATAGAGAAATGGAAGACGAAGGATTTGTTTGGCCATATAAATTCACTCTAAAATCAATGCCGCTCTGGGATCGCGAGAATTTAAAACAGCAGAATGGATTTTTACAGGATATTTTATTTACCTCTGATCAGTACGAGCATTCCCAAATGAAAGAAGCGTTAGCTCCGCTATTTGAACATAGACGAGCTAGAAAAGCTCTCCATCCCATTGAAGACGAGCAACAATTAATAAAAGAAGCTGAAGAACTATTACTTACATATCTCATTGAGTCAAAAGGTGGTGAGAGTTAA
- a CDS encoding ABC transporter permease, with protein MNKFLIVLSQTYLNRLKSKAFIITTVITLLMIFLITNLSTIIDNFDSSEADRVGVIDTGSYYTQLENQMKMMESDIVLEKFDGSEEKAEQAIEEGDLDSYLILKENENSEPTALYKAETVAEQVTPQVLESALQQLKSTIAAEKAGVTQEQLSEIDQPVQFQKVALEKGAKTEDELNQARVFVYVLLFVIYFSVIFYGNMVAVEVATEKSSRVMEILISSVSPVKQMFGKILGIALLGLTQYAIIIASGYLFMQMQEDELAEAGFLSFLNFSNLSASLIIYAIVFFILGYLLYATILAMVGSLVSRAEEVQQMIMPVQFLIIIAFFIAMFGLSTPSSTFVTISSFIPFFTPVVMFLRVGMLSIPFWEVAISLALLIGSIVFFAIIGAKVYRGGVLMYGKSSSLKDIGKALKLSRRE; from the coding sequence ATGAATAAATTTCTTATTGTCCTCTCCCAAACATATTTAAATCGACTGAAGTCCAAGGCATTTATTATTACAACGGTTATTACGCTACTTATGATCTTTCTCATTACAAATCTTTCGACCATTATAGATAATTTCGATTCGAGTGAAGCGGATCGAGTGGGAGTCATCGATACAGGTTCGTATTATACACAACTTGAAAACCAAATGAAGATGATGGAATCTGACATTGTATTAGAAAAATTCGATGGCTCTGAAGAAAAAGCCGAACAGGCTATTGAAGAGGGTGATCTCGATAGCTATTTGATTCTTAAAGAAAACGAAAATTCCGAACCGACGGCCCTTTATAAAGCGGAGACAGTAGCAGAACAAGTCACTCCACAAGTTCTTGAATCAGCACTTCAGCAATTGAAGAGTACAATTGCTGCTGAGAAAGCAGGGGTTACTCAGGAGCAGCTTAGTGAAATCGACCAACCTGTCCAGTTTCAAAAAGTTGCGCTCGAAAAAGGAGCAAAGACAGAAGATGAATTAAATCAAGCAAGAGTGTTCGTTTATGTACTTCTATTCGTCATCTATTTTTCAGTGATTTTCTATGGAAATATGGTTGCTGTGGAAGTGGCGACAGAGAAATCATCGAGAGTAATGGAAATCTTAATTTCAAGCGTTTCGCCAGTAAAGCAAATGTTTGGGAAAATACTTGGAATTGCCTTACTCGGTTTAACGCAATATGCGATCATTATTGCAAGTGGGTACCTCTTTATGCAAATGCAGGAAGATGAGCTCGCAGAAGCAGGTTTCCTATCCTTCCTTAATTTTAGTAATCTTTCAGCTTCACTCATTATTTATGCGATCGTATTCTTTATTCTTGGCTATTTACTTTATGCGACCATTCTTGCAATGGTAGGATCACTCGTTAGTAGAGCAGAAGAAGTTCAGCAAATGATAATGCCAGTCCAGTTTCTCATTATCATCGCTTTCTTTATTGCGATGTTTGGACTAAGTACGCCGTCTTCTACATTTGTCACCATCTCGTCCTTCATTCCTTTCTTTACACCAGTAGTGATGTTCTTACGGGTAGGTATGCTCTCCATTCCATTCTGGGAAGTAGCCATTAGTCTTGCACTCCTAATTGGATCGATTGTGTTTTTTGCAATTATCGGGGCGAAAGTTTACAGAGGTGGTGTTCTCATGTATGGGAAATCATCTTCTTTAAAAGATATAGGCAAAGCGTTAAAGCTATCACGACGTGAGTAA
- a CDS encoding ABC transporter ATP-binding protein — protein sequence MLEFQNVSKRFGPFTAVEGLNLSIPENEIFGLLGGNGAGKTTTFRMLLRLIDQTNGTISWKKEEISYDSSHLIGYLPEERGLYPKMKVKDQLIYLGKLRGMKKADIEKEIVIWLDRFNVPEYLDKKVEELSKGNQQKIQFIAAVIHKPELLILDEPFSGLDPVNVEVLKEAVLDLKNAGTTILFSSHRMEHVEELCEHLCILHKGKAVVSGNLKEIKRSYGKKNIIIDVDFDLTFLENIEGVHHIKQGMNHSTVQIANEQVSQKVLHELMNRGFVRKFELEEPSLNDIFIEKVGAAYE from the coding sequence ATGCTCGAATTTCAGAATGTATCAAAAAGATTCGGACCTTTTACAGCAGTAGAAGGACTTAATTTATCAATTCCTGAGAATGAGATTTTTGGGTTACTTGGAGGTAACGGAGCGGGTAAGACAACAACATTTCGAATGTTATTACGCCTCATTGATCAAACAAATGGAACGATTAGCTGGAAGAAAGAAGAAATATCTTATGATTCAAGCCATTTAATTGGCTATTTACCTGAAGAACGCGGTCTTTATCCTAAGATGAAAGTGAAAGATCAATTAATTTATCTTGGCAAGTTACGTGGGATGAAGAAAGCTGATATTGAGAAAGAAATTGTTATATGGCTTGATCGTTTCAATGTGCCAGAATATCTTGATAAAAAGGTAGAAGAATTATCAAAAGGAAATCAGCAAAAAATACAATTTATAGCAGCAGTTATTCATAAGCCAGAGCTTCTCATTCTTGATGAGCCATTTAGCGGGCTGGATCCAGTAAATGTGGAAGTGTTGAAAGAAGCTGTTCTTGATTTAAAGAATGCAGGAACAACGATCTTGTTTTCTAGTCACCGAATGGAGCATGTGGAAGAACTTTGTGAGCATCTTTGTATACTACATAAAGGAAAAGCAGTTGTTTCTGGGAACTTAAAAGAAATCAAGCGTTCTTATGGTAAGAAAAACATTATCATTGACGTTGATTTTGATCTAACATTTCTAGAAAATATTGAAGGGGTTCATCACATAAAGCAAGGAATGAATCATAGCACTGTTCAAATAGCAAATGAGCAAGTTTCTCAGAAGGTTCTACATGAGTTGATGAACAGAGGATTTGTTAGAAAGTTTGAACTAGAAGAGCCGTCATTAAACGATATCTTTATTGAGAAAGTGGGTGCGGCATATGAATAA
- a CDS encoding YhzD family protein: MEKYIITAFEKSGETVLDESFDAQDDKEAKKVGEELLKQKGFENHTARVVSSAGKLIVLKR; this comes from the coding sequence ATGGAAAAGTACATTATCACGGCATTCGAAAAAAGCGGAGAGACTGTTCTAGATGAAAGCTTTGATGCACAGGATGACAAAGAAGCAAAAAAAGTTGGCGAAGAACTCTTAAAGCAAAAAGGTTTTGAAAACCATACGGCACGAGTTGTATCCTCTGCTGGTAAATTAATCGTATTAAAAAGATAG
- a CDS encoding aldehyde dehydrogenase family protein has translation MQKLLDLNPKVTEFLKGTKKLYINGQWKDSLSGRTFDTLNPSTGEVLATVSEAVKEDIDEAVMAARKAFDSGPWSRMSASARSRLIYKLADLMEENKEELAMLDTLDNGKPIRETQNADVPLAIEHFRYYAGWSTKIMGQTIPVNGPYFNYTRHEALGVVGQIIPWNFPLLMAAWKLGAALATGCTVVLKPAEQTPLSALYLAQLMEEAGFPEGVVNVVPGYGETAGDALVKHPNVDKIAFTGSTDVGKYIMNQASNDLKRVTLELGGKSPNIILPDADMTKAIPGALSGIMFNQGQVCCAGSRLFVQKKAYDNVMADLVSHSQKIKQGAGLDPETQMGPLVSAEQHERVMSYISKGQDEGAELLTGGQVPYDKGYYVQPTIFSDVDDKMTIAKEEIFGPVVAAMPFEDLDEVIERANASNYGLAAGLWTENLKSAHYVANKIKAGTVWVNCYNAFDAASPFGGYKQSGMGREMGSYALNNYTEVKSVWINLK, from the coding sequence ATGCAAAAATTACTCGACTTGAATCCAAAGGTGACTGAATTTCTGAAAGGAACGAAAAAACTTTATATTAATGGTCAATGGAAGGATTCGTTATCAGGAAGAACATTTGATACCCTAAACCCCTCAACTGGTGAAGTGCTTGCAACAGTTAGTGAAGCCGTGAAAGAAGATATTGATGAAGCCGTTATGGCAGCTCGTAAAGCTTTCGACAGTGGTCCGTGGTCGCGCATGTCTGCGTCAGCTAGAAGCCGATTAATTTATAAGCTTGCAGATTTAATGGAAGAAAATAAAGAAGAACTTGCCATGCTTGATACGCTTGATAATGGTAAGCCGATTCGTGAAACGCAGAATGCCGATGTACCACTAGCGATTGAGCACTTTAGATACTACGCTGGCTGGTCAACAAAAATTATGGGACAAACCATTCCCGTTAATGGACCATATTTTAATTACACACGTCATGAGGCCTTAGGGGTTGTTGGACAAATCATTCCATGGAATTTCCCTCTACTTATGGCGGCATGGAAGCTTGGAGCAGCTTTAGCGACGGGGTGTACCGTTGTTCTTAAACCTGCGGAGCAAACACCACTTTCAGCTCTATATCTAGCGCAGCTGATGGAGGAAGCTGGATTCCCTGAAGGCGTTGTGAACGTTGTACCAGGATACGGTGAAACAGCAGGTGATGCACTAGTTAAACATCCAAACGTAGATAAAATTGCATTTACCGGATCAACTGATGTAGGTAAGTATATTATGAACCAGGCTTCGAATGATTTGAAGCGAGTGACGCTTGAGCTGGGAGGTAAATCACCAAATATTATTTTACCAGATGCCGATATGACAAAAGCGATACCAGGCGCGTTAAGCGGTATTATGTTTAATCAAGGACAGGTTTGCTGTGCTGGATCAAGACTATTCGTACAAAAGAAAGCCTATGATAATGTGATGGCTGATTTAGTGAGTCATAGTCAAAAGATCAAGCAGGGAGCAGGGTTGGATCCTGAAACTCAAATGGGGCCACTCGTATCCGCTGAGCAGCATGAACGCGTAATGAGCTATATTTCAAAAGGGCAGGATGAAGGTGCAGAGTTACTTACTGGAGGACAGGTTCCTTACGATAAGGGATATTATGTCCAACCTACGATTTTCTCTGATGTGGATGATAAAATGACCATTGCAAAAGAGGAAATCTTTGGACCAGTAGTAGCCGCAATGCCGTTTGAAGACCTTGATGAAGTAATCGAGCGAGCGAATGCTTCGAATTATGGACTAGCTGCTGGACTATGGACAGAGAACCTCAAGTCCGCACACTATGTTGCAAACAAAATTAAAGCTGGTACTGTATGGGTGAATTGCTATAATGCATTTGATGCGGCTTCTCCATTCGGTGGCTATAAGCAATCGGGTATGGGAAGAGAAATGGGCTCCTATGCACTAAATAATTACACAGAAGTGAAGAGCGTTTGGATTAACTTAAAATAA
- a CDS encoding Cof-type HAD-IIB family hydrolase has protein sequence MVYQLLALDIDGTLLRSNHKIDKETKDAISYVREKGVYVTLTTSRNFASAKKIAKAVKLDDVMLVTHSGAFIAEEVEEPVYEERIPNQDVRDIVKILEGFDCHIRIIHERLAVGNRVKHNHYLSAKMTLGIGDPLFYPVNFVETLSEYLEKKDLSPPKIDAHFFNEEEREEARLLLEERIPSISVVRSTKCNFGIIPKGVSKAKGLRILGEKLGVSVDQMVVIGDADCDAEMIRQAGLGVAMGNASYELKRLADWVTRSNDQQGVSYMVKEVFRRQMRVQLKR, from the coding sequence ATGGTCTATCAACTTCTTGCCTTAGATATTGATGGGACTTTGCTTAGATCCAATCATAAAATTGATAAGGAAACAAAGGACGCTATTAGCTATGTGAGAGAAAAGGGAGTATACGTTACGCTAACGACTAGTCGCAACTTTGCATCTGCTAAGAAAATTGCAAAGGCGGTGAAGTTAGATGATGTAATGCTCGTTACTCATAGCGGCGCGTTTATTGCTGAAGAGGTTGAAGAACCGGTTTATGAAGAGAGAATACCCAATCAAGATGTTCGGGACATTGTTAAGATCCTTGAAGGATTTGACTGCCATATTCGCATTATTCATGAACGATTAGCCGTTGGTAATCGCGTAAAGCATAATCATTACTTATCTGCTAAAATGACGCTCGGAATAGGAGATCCATTATTCTACCCCGTGAACTTTGTTGAAACCTTAAGTGAGTATCTCGAAAAGAAAGATTTATCCCCTCCGAAAATTGACGCTCATTTCTTTAATGAAGAAGAAAGAGAGGAAGCCCGTCTCCTGTTAGAAGAGCGGATTCCTTCTATATCGGTTGTTCGATCGACAAAATGTAATTTTGGGATCATTCCAAAAGGCGTCTCAAAAGCAAAAGGATTGCGCATTTTAGGAGAGAAATTAGGAGTATCTGTCGATCAAATGGTGGTAATTGGCGATGCGGATTGTGATGCTGAAATGATTCGTCAAGCAGGCCTTGGTGTCGCGATGGGAAATGCTTCTTATGAGCTAAAACGACTTGCGGATTGGGTAACCCGGTCAAATGATCAACAGGGCGTATCCTACATGGTTAAAGAAGTTTTTAGAAGACAAATGCGAGTTCAATTAAAAAGGTAA
- a CDS encoding YlbF family regulator — protein MAEKNLYDVAYELESAMREHEDYTKLKELYDQVNQDEVAKKLFDNFRNMQMELQQKQMSGQQITEEEAQTAQQQVELVQQHEVISQLMQQEQRMSQVIQDINKIVTKPLEDLYGSPEEDVQQ, from the coding sequence ATGGCAGAGAAAAATCTTTACGACGTAGCATACGAATTAGAAAGCGCAATGCGTGAGCACGAGGACTACACAAAGCTTAAAGAATTATATGATCAGGTAAACCAGGATGAAGTAGCAAAGAAACTTTTTGATAACTTCCGTAACATGCAAATGGAGCTTCAACAAAAGCAAATGAGTGGTCAACAGATCACAGAGGAAGAAGCTCAAACGGCTCAACAACAAGTTGAACTTGTTCAGCAGCATGAAGTGATTTCTCAGTTGATGCAACAAGAGCAGCGCATGAGCCAGGTTATTCAGGACATCAACAAAATCGTAACGAAGCCTCTAGAGGACCTTTACGGTAGCCCTGAAGAAGACGTTCAGCAATAA
- a CDS encoding DUF445 domain-containing protein — protein sequence MSSIIITILFMIAIGAVIGGFTNSLAIKMLFRPYEARYIGKWKVPFTPGLIPKRRDELAVQLGKMVVEHLLTAEGIQQKMNDPVFKRTMIEYAQKEVLKLLESDEKIETLLKKGLHLEDPAKDIRANASSYINGKIEKKLLDLKNKELAEILLEKMQTRIDSSIEPIADLVLTKISDYIASAEGKHKLSVMIDRYLADRGTLGSMINMFFTNTRLVDKVQPELLRLLKQDDIQNVIITMLEKEWNSLKETKFAAFEDKFNSEELVKEVTDLIVNELPINHVLNLSLSEAVDPYKERIVEDIVPRLVDAAGQYLSQNLQPLMEQLHLADVVKSQVETFSVGRLEEMVLSISRREFKMITYLGAVLGGMIGLIQGVIITLIG from the coding sequence ATGTCGTCCATTATCATAACGATCCTATTTATGATCGCCATTGGCGCTGTTATAGGTGGGTTTACAAATTCGTTAGCTATTAAAATGCTATTTAGGCCATATGAAGCTCGTTATATAGGGAAGTGGAAAGTTCCATTTACCCCAGGATTAATTCCAAAGCGTAGAGATGAGCTGGCAGTGCAGCTAGGTAAAATGGTCGTTGAACATCTTCTAACGGCTGAGGGAATACAGCAAAAAATGAACGATCCAGTATTCAAGCGTACGATGATTGAATATGCGCAAAAAGAAGTTCTTAAACTTTTAGAGTCTGATGAGAAAATTGAGACACTTTTAAAGAAAGGACTTCATCTAGAGGATCCAGCCAAAGATATTAGAGCGAATGCAAGCTCCTACATCAATGGGAAAATTGAAAAGAAACTATTGGATTTGAAAAATAAAGAACTAGCTGAGATTCTTCTGGAAAAAATGCAAACGAGAATTGATAGCTCAATCGAACCAATTGCTGATCTCGTTTTAACAAAAATTAGTGATTACATTGCTTCTGCTGAGGGCAAACATAAGCTTTCTGTTATGATCGACCGTTATCTTGCAGATCGAGGAACGCTTGGAAGCATGATTAACATGTTTTTTACAAACACAAGACTAGTAGATAAAGTACAGCCTGAGTTACTTCGTCTTCTTAAGCAAGACGATATTCAAAATGTTATCATAACGATGCTTGAGAAAGAGTGGAATTCGCTTAAAGAAACGAAATTTGCAGCGTTTGAAGATAAATTTAATTCAGAAGAACTTGTCAAAGAGGTAACAGATCTCATTGTGAATGAACTCCCAATTAATCACGTTCTGAATCTTAGTCTATCGGAAGCAGTTGATCCATATAAGGAGCGCATTGTTGAAGACATAGTTCCACGACTAGTAGATGCTGCTGGTCAGTATCTCAGTCAGAATCTCCAGCCACTCATGGAACAACTACACCTGGCAGACGTAGTGAAAAGTCAGGTGGAGACGTTCTCTGTAGGGCGTCTTGAAGAGATGGTTCTTTCGATTTCACGTCGTGAATTTAAGATGATCACGTACCTTGGAGCTGTGCTCGGAGGAATGATTGGTTTAATTCAAGGAGTAATCATTACCCTTATTGGATGA